Proteins encoded together in one Orbaceae bacterium lpD01 window:
- a CDS encoding restriction endonuclease subunit S — MSGWQNVALKQLVKFGNGKSRPKEKGKIPVYGGNGILDFTDKYNYVGNTLIIGRVGAYCGATYLEKSPVWVSDNALSAKALGNNDSDYLYYLFKYLDLNQYAQGSSHPLLTQTLLNAIEVETTLDGIEQKAIVSVLSSLDNKIDLLHRQNKTLESMAETLFRQWFVEDSNDSYKEVELHEIIEFNPKRVLPKDSKAMYLEMAGLNTNTFAASGYYERDFTSGQKFIKQDTLLARITPCLENGKAGYVHFLSPEQVGWGSTEFIVLRPKPKFHPLFSYILCRNNEFKEYAESCMEGSSGRQRVNVSYLSMYTLTLPHDDVITQFNEILVSIEPKLIGNALQIQTLEKLRDTLLPKLMSGEVRVNYTPEEIKQ, encoded by the coding sequence ATGAGTGGGTGGCAAAATGTGGCTCTTAAACAGTTAGTCAAATTTGGAAATGGTAAAAGTAGACCAAAAGAAAAAGGGAAAATACCTGTTTATGGTGGTAATGGAATATTAGATTTCACTGATAAGTATAATTATGTTGGTAACACACTGATTATTGGTCGAGTTGGGGCGTATTGTGGGGCGACGTATTTGGAGAAAAGTCCTGTATGGGTTTCTGATAATGCATTATCAGCCAAGGCGTTAGGTAATAATGATTCTGATTATTTATACTATTTATTTAAGTATTTAGATTTAAACCAGTATGCTCAGGGTTCAAGCCACCCTTTGTTAACACAGACATTACTAAATGCAATTGAGGTAGAAACAACGCTTGATGGTATAGAACAAAAAGCCATTGTCTCAGTTCTCTCCTCATTAGATAACAAAATAGACTTACTTCATCGTCAAAATAAAACCTTAGAATCAATGGCTGAAACGCTTTTTCGTCAGTGGTTTGTAGAGGATTCAAATGATAGTTATAAAGAAGTTGAACTACATGAAATTATAGAATTTAACCCTAAGAGGGTTTTACCTAAAGACTCTAAAGCTATGTATTTAGAGATGGCTGGGCTGAATACAAACACATTTGCTGCTTCTGGTTATTATGAAAGAGATTTTACATCGGGGCAAAAATTTATAAAACAAGATACATTATTAGCCCGTATAACACCTTGCCTTGAGAATGGTAAAGCAGGTTATGTTCATTTTTTATCACCAGAACAAGTAGGCTGGGGCTCAACTGAATTTATTGTTTTAAGACCAAAGCCTAAATTTCATCCATTATTTTCATATATCCTATGTCGTAATAATGAGTTTAAAGAGTACGCAGAAAGTTGTATGGAAGGCTCAAGTGGAAGACAACGAGTCAATGTATCTTATTTATCAATGTATACACTTACCTTGCCACATGATGATGTTATTACGCAATTTAATGAAATTCTAGTTTCAATAGAACCAAAATTAATTGGTAATGCATTGCAAATCCAAACTCTAGAAAAACTTCGCGACACATTGCTTCCTAAATTAATGAGTGGAGAAGTACGCGTTAATTATACACCAGAAGAAATAAAACAATAA
- a CDS encoding class I SAM-dependent DNA methyltransferase, with protein MAKKPRATQSEPLEVILWKAADKLRKNIDAAEYKHVVLGLIFLKYISDSFESHYEKLKAGQGEFAGADPEDSDEYLAYNVFFVPEKARWTNLLNNAKQPNIGKLVDDAMEAIEEDNPQLKGVLPKVYARQNLDATVLGELIDLVGDIALGDAKSRSADVLGHVFEYFLGEFALAEGKQGGQFYTPKSIVSLLVNMLEPYEGRIFDPCCGSGGMFVQSEKFVESHQGNIDNISIYGQESNQTTWRLAKMNLAIRGINSEQVKWNNEGSFLNDAHKDLRADFIIANPPFNVSDWSGEQLRKDARWQNGIPPAGNANFAWMQHFLYHLSPKGQAGVVLAKGALTSKTSGEGDIRAALVKDANVIDCIVNLPAKLFLNTQIPAALWFMRRDRNNSSVYQDRSDEILFIDARNLGHLINRRTKVLSDEDIKLISDTYHNWRNKGGEYEDVAGFCASIAIEKVAELDYVLTPGRYVGLADEEDDFDFKERFTALKAEFEAQLEEEAKLNQAIAENLAKVIV; from the coding sequence ATGGCTAAAAAACCAAGAGCGACCCAATCCGAACCGTTAGAAGTTATCCTGTGGAAAGCGGCGGATAAATTGCGTAAGAATATTGATGCAGCAGAATACAAGCATGTTGTGCTGGGATTAATATTCTTAAAGTATATTTCTGATTCGTTTGAGTCTCACTATGAAAAGCTTAAAGCAGGTCAAGGCGAGTTTGCAGGGGCAGATCCCGAAGATAGTGATGAATATCTTGCCTATAATGTGTTCTTTGTGCCTGAAAAAGCACGTTGGACAAATTTACTCAATAATGCAAAACAGCCCAATATCGGTAAATTAGTCGATGACGCTATGGAAGCCATCGAAGAAGATAACCCGCAATTAAAAGGGGTATTACCGAAGGTTTATGCACGTCAAAACCTTGATGCAACGGTACTTGGCGAGTTAATTGACCTTGTGGGAGATATTGCATTAGGTGATGCTAAATCACGCTCTGCGGATGTACTAGGTCATGTGTTTGAATATTTCTTAGGTGAATTTGCATTAGCAGAGGGTAAACAGGGCGGTCAGTTCTATACGCCGAAGTCAATTGTTTCCTTACTGGTTAACATGCTAGAGCCTTATGAAGGACGTATTTTTGACCCGTGCTGTGGCTCTGGCGGTATGTTTGTTCAATCAGAAAAATTTGTTGAATCCCACCAAGGGAATATTGATAACATTTCCATTTATGGTCAAGAGTCTAACCAAACCACATGGCGTTTGGCGAAAATGAACTTGGCTATCCGCGGTATTAACTCTGAGCAAGTAAAATGGAACAATGAAGGCTCGTTTTTAAATGATGCGCATAAAGATTTACGTGCGGATTTTATTATTGCGAACCCGCCGTTCAACGTCTCTGATTGGTCAGGTGAACAATTACGTAAAGATGCCCGTTGGCAAAATGGCATTCCACCAGCAGGCAATGCAAACTTTGCGTGGATGCAGCACTTCTTATATCACTTGTCACCAAAAGGGCAAGCGGGTGTGGTACTGGCTAAAGGTGCGCTAACCTCGAAAACCTCCGGTGAAGGCGATATCCGTGCGGCATTAGTCAAAGATGCTAACGTGATTGATTGCATAGTTAATTTGCCTGCTAAATTATTCCTCAATACACAGATCCCTGCCGCATTATGGTTTATGCGCCGTGATCGTAATAACTCTTCGGTTTATCAAGATCGCAGCGATGAAATTCTGTTTATTGATGCGCGTAATCTTGGTCATTTAATTAATCGCCGCACTAAAGTGTTATCTGATGAAGATATTAAACTGATTTCAGATACCTATCATAATTGGCGTAATAAAGGTGGCGAATATGAAGATGTTGCGGGTTTTTGTGCCTCTATCGCTATCGAGAAAGTGGCTGAGCTGGATTATGTGCTAACACCGGGTCGCTATGTGGGTCTTGCTGATGAAGAGGATGATTTTGATTTTAAAGAGCGTTTTACCGCACTAAAAGCCGAGTTTGAAGCACAATTAGAAGAAGAAGCAAAACTTAATCAAGCAATTGCTGAGAATTTGGCGAAGGTGATTGTATGA
- the mgtA gene encoding magnesium-translocating P-type ATPase, giving the protein MKQRNNTSNHNKKTIKAVSEAQNSLDGTLTHLQTSLSGLTNSDVKQRLQTHGYNDVAHEKVPSFIVQLILAFKNPFIFVLLILAGVSFFTDYWMPLREGEDTDITGVVIIVTMVLLSGLLRFWQEYRSNKAAEALKSMIRTTATVLRRPHRNMTPEKMEVPMRDIVPGDIVYLSAGDMIPADIRLIDSRDLFISQAVLTGESIPVEKYDTLGAVAQKSSADLNTEEQPDNVLETNNVCFMGTNVVSGTAKAVVIATGAETYFGSLAKSIVGSRAETAFDRGVNSVSWLLIRFMIIMVPIVLFINGFTKGDWGEASLFALAVAVGLTPEMLPMIVSANLAKGAVAMAKRKVVVKRLNAIQNFGAMDVLCTDKTGTLTQDRIILEHHVDFQGNTDPAVLQLAWLNSYYQSGMKNLMDKAIIHFAQENTNVRKIGVGKFNKIDELPFDFVRRRLSVVVEDTNQEHLLVCKGAVEEMLEIATQVYENGQYYPLDDERKAKLLALTKSYNEDGFRVLALGVKSIPSDQVKSQYAVADETQLSIRGFLTFLDPPKETARDAIAALSENGVAVKVLTGDNEIVTTKICREVGIEPGIPLMGYEIEKLADEELKRLAEQRTVFAKLTPLQKSRMIKLLQENGHTVGFLGDGINDAPALRDADVGISVDTATDIAKESADIILLEKSLMVLEEGVIKGRETFGNIIKYLNMTASSNFGNVFSVLVASAFLPFLPMLAIHLLIQNLLYDISQLSLPWDKMDEEFLRKPRKWSAPNIGRFMLWIGPTSSIFDISTYALMWYVFAANNDAMAPLFHSGWFIEGLLSQTLVVHMLRTQKIPFIQSTAALPVLLMTFLVMAVGIYIPFSPVGEYIGLVPLPWSYFPWLAGTLICYCVVAQLMKRFYIRRFGQWF; this is encoded by the coding sequence ATGAAACAAAGAAACAATACATCAAACCATAATAAAAAGACCATTAAGGCGGTGAGCGAAGCTCAAAATAGTCTTGATGGTACACTGACTCATCTGCAAACCAGTTTGTCCGGTTTAACCAATAGTGATGTCAAGCAGCGCTTACAGACTCATGGTTATAACGATGTGGCGCATGAAAAAGTGCCCTCATTTATCGTACAGTTAATTTTAGCATTTAAAAATCCATTTATTTTTGTTCTACTCATTTTAGCTGGTGTCAGTTTTTTTACTGATTACTGGATGCCGCTGCGTGAGGGTGAAGATACCGATATTACTGGGGTTGTCATTATTGTCACGATGGTTTTATTGAGCGGCTTATTACGTTTTTGGCAGGAGTATCGTTCGAATAAAGCGGCCGAAGCGCTGAAATCGATGATTCGCACAACGGCAACGGTACTGCGTCGACCGCATCGTAATATGACACCAGAAAAAATGGAAGTGCCTATGCGCGATATCGTGCCGGGCGATATTGTCTATCTTTCAGCTGGCGATATGATTCCTGCGGATATTCGTCTGATTGACTCACGTGATCTGTTTATCAGTCAGGCTGTTTTAACGGGTGAATCCATTCCCGTTGAAAAATACGATACATTAGGTGCTGTCGCCCAAAAGTCTAGCGCGGATTTGAATACAGAAGAGCAACCCGATAATGTGCTGGAAACGAATAATGTCTGTTTCATGGGCACAAATGTGGTAAGTGGTACTGCGAAAGCGGTGGTGATTGCAACTGGGGCTGAGACTTACTTTGGTTCTCTTGCTAAATCAATTGTTGGCTCACGCGCTGAAACTGCATTCGACCGCGGCGTAAATAGTGTCAGTTGGTTATTGATTCGTTTTATGATCATCATGGTGCCTATTGTCTTATTTATTAATGGTTTTACTAAAGGCGATTGGGGTGAGGCATCACTGTTTGCTTTAGCGGTTGCCGTTGGTTTAACCCCTGAAATGTTACCGATGATTGTTAGTGCTAACCTAGCCAAAGGCGCGGTGGCGATGGCAAAACGTAAAGTGGTTGTCAAAAGACTCAATGCGATTCAAAACTTTGGTGCGATGGATGTACTGTGCACGGATAAAACCGGTACTTTAACGCAAGATCGAATTATTCTTGAACATCATGTCGATTTTCAGGGTAACACTGATCCGGCGGTTTTACAGTTAGCCTGGCTTAATAGTTATTACCAAAGTGGTATGAAAAACTTAATGGATAAAGCGATTATTCATTTCGCCCAAGAAAATACCAATGTGAGAAAAATTGGTGTGGGTAAATTTAATAAAATCGATGAGTTACCATTTGATTTTGTGCGTCGTCGTTTATCGGTGGTGGTGGAAGATACCAACCAGGAACATCTTTTAGTTTGTAAAGGTGCAGTTGAGGAGATGCTCGAGATTGCCACTCAGGTCTATGAAAATGGTCAATATTATCCTTTAGATGATGAGCGTAAAGCGAAACTGTTAGCCTTGACTAAAAGTTATAACGAAGACGGTTTTCGTGTATTAGCGCTTGGCGTCAAATCAATACCATCAGATCAAGTCAAATCGCAATATGCGGTGGCTGATGAAACGCAACTGTCTATTCGCGGTTTTTTAACTTTCTTAGATCCACCAAAAGAGACTGCGCGTGACGCGATTGCGGCCTTAAGCGAGAATGGTGTTGCTGTTAAGGTACTAACGGGCGATAACGAAATTGTGACGACCAAGATTTGCCGTGAAGTCGGTATTGAGCCGGGCATCCCATTGATGGGTTATGAAATTGAAAAGTTAGCCGATGAAGAGTTAAAACGTTTAGCCGAACAGCGTACGGTATTTGCTAAGTTAACGCCATTACAAAAATCACGGATGATTAAGTTATTGCAAGAGAATGGTCATACAGTTGGGTTCTTAGGTGATGGAATTAATGATGCGCCGGCTTTACGTGATGCTGATGTCGGTATCTCGGTGGATACGGCGACCGATATCGCTAAAGAGTCAGCGGATATTATCTTGCTAGAAAAAAGTTTAATGGTGCTCGAAGAGGGCGTGATTAAAGGGCGGGAAACCTTTGGTAATATCATTAAATATTTAAATATGACGGCGAGTTCAAACTTCGGTAATGTGTTCTCAGTGTTAGTGGCGAGTGCTTTTCTACCGTTCCTGCCAATGCTAGCGATTCACTTACTGATTCAAAACTTGCTTTATGATATTTCACAGCTTTCGTTACCTTGGGATAAAATGGATGAAGAGTTTCTTCGTAAACCACGTAAATGGAGTGCTCCCAATATTGGTCGTTTCATGCTCTGGATTGGGCCAACATCTTCCATTTTTGATATCTCAACCTATGCGTTAATGTGGTATGTGTTCGCTGCCAATAATGATGCGATGGCGCCTTTATTCCATTCTGGTTGGTTTATTGAAGGATTGTTATCGCAAACATTAGTGGTGCATATGCTCAGAACGCAAAAAATTCCATTTATTCAAAGCACAGCAGCACTGCCGGTATTATTAATGACATTTTTAGTCATGGCGGTTGGGATTTATATTCCATTCTCACCAGTGGGTGAATATATTGGCTTAGTGCCATTACCATGGTCATACTTCCCCTGGTTAGCCGGTACCTTAATTTGTTACTGTGTGGTTGCTCAGCTGATGAAACGTTTCTATATTCGTCGCTTTGGTCAGTGGTTCTAA
- a CDS encoding type I restriction endonuclease subunit R has product MSKMTESDIETMTIEQLQALGYEYVYGTDIEPSGTNPLRTYQQVILQQKVLESIRRLNPHLTQDKCEEALKQVTQINSPDLMANNLSFHRLLTEGINIEVSKDGNTQGEYVWLVDFNQPDNNEFLVVNQVTIREDRKERRPDVIIYINGLPLVVIELKNAIDENATIEGAYNQIKTYQQQIPSLFTYNAFSVISDGLEAKSGSISADFSRFMAWKTHNGMTEAKNTQPQLEVLIQGLLNPVTLLDMIRYFIVFESSKQEDSNGIISIKTVKKMAAYHQYYAVNAAVLSTIRAASVNANASSAEVALRQQGRNQQHLVLEQKAGDRKAGVVWHTQGSGKSLSMVFYTGKIVLALDNPTVVVITDRNDLDDQLFGTFSSAVQLLRQTPKQAENREELKELLKVGSGGVIFTTIQKFQPNDGRSVYELLSDRNNIVVIADEAHRSQYGFSAKERDVIDEQANVVGKRTVYGFAKYMRDALPNATYLGFTGTPIEKNDVNTPAVFGHYVDIYDIAQAVADGATVPIYYESRLAKVQISDEGRELIEAFDEGFSDEDLTLTQQQRAKWTRVESIIGSKARIKAIAKDLVTHFEQRLVVNAHQGKGMIVTMSRRIAAALYEEIVALKPEWHSDDLNDGVIKVVMTSSASDGPDIAKHHTTKKDRQVLANRMKDEDDKLKLVIVRDMWLTGFDAPSMHTLYIDKPMKGHNLMQAIARVNRVYKDKSGGLVVDYLGIAADLKSALSFYSDAGGKGDPAQTQDQAVFVMQEKLEVLEGMLFGFDYREYFTASTSRKLAIILEAEDFILGIDEGQGKVRFLTAVTALSQAFALATPHPEAMEAAPEIAFLQAVKARLNKFDSTGGNGIIGDDSMEVRVKQTIDQALVTDTVVDVFDAAGIKKPDISILSDDFLMEMQDYQHMHIALETLKKLLADEINVRTKASVIQGKKLMDMLTGAIQRYQNKILTAAEVIDELIKLAKDINKVDAEANELDLSPAEYAFYTAVAENNSAQELIGKTKLRELAVVLTEMIRNNVTLDWTIKASARAKIRVLVKRLLNRYGYPPDMSLLATETVLAQAELLSNELLSAN; this is encoded by the coding sequence ATGTCAAAAATGACAGAATCCGATATCGAAACCATGACCATTGAGCAGTTACAAGCCCTAGGTTATGAATATGTGTATGGCACAGATATAGAGCCATCGGGGACAAATCCCCTGCGTACTTATCAGCAAGTCATTCTTCAGCAAAAAGTATTAGAATCGATACGACGCCTAAACCCGCATTTAACACAAGATAAATGTGAGGAAGCCTTAAAACAAGTCACACAGATTAACTCGCCAGATTTAATGGCAAATAATCTGAGTTTTCACCGTTTACTGACGGAAGGAATTAACATTGAAGTCAGTAAAGATGGCAATACTCAAGGGGAATATGTGTGGCTGGTGGATTTTAATCAGCCTGATAATAATGAGTTTCTAGTGGTTAATCAGGTCACTATTCGGGAAGATCGCAAAGAGCGTCGTCCTGATGTGATTATCTATATTAATGGTTTACCATTGGTCGTGATTGAACTAAAAAATGCGATTGATGAAAATGCCACTATTGAAGGGGCATATAATCAAATTAAAACCTATCAACAGCAAATTCCTTCATTATTTACCTACAATGCCTTTAGTGTGATTTCTGATGGATTAGAAGCCAAATCAGGCTCTATTTCTGCCGATTTTAGCCGTTTTATGGCATGGAAAACCCATAATGGCATGACTGAGGCTAAAAATACTCAGCCACAGCTGGAAGTGTTAATTCAAGGCTTGCTTAATCCCGTTACGCTACTAGATATGATCCGCTATTTTATCGTGTTTGAATCCAGTAAACAGGAAGATAGCAACGGTATCATTTCTATTAAAACCGTCAAAAAAATGGCTGCCTATCATCAATACTATGCGGTGAATGCGGCAGTACTTTCGACCATTCGCGCTGCGAGTGTTAACGCGAACGCATCCTCTGCTGAGGTGGCGTTACGGCAGCAAGGCAGAAACCAACAGCACCTCGTGTTAGAACAGAAAGCCGGCGATAGAAAAGCCGGTGTGGTATGGCATACTCAAGGGTCGGGTAAATCCCTTTCCATGGTGTTTTATACCGGTAAGATTGTTTTAGCGCTCGATAATCCCACGGTTGTGGTGATAACTGATCGTAATGATTTAGACGACCAATTATTTGGTACTTTCTCTTCTGCGGTACAACTGTTACGTCAAACACCGAAACAAGCTGAAAATCGAGAAGAATTAAAAGAATTGCTGAAAGTTGGCTCGGGTGGGGTGATCTTTACTACGATTCAAAAATTCCAACCGAATGATGGCCGCAGTGTTTATGAGTTACTGTCTGATCGTAACAATATTGTGGTGATAGCGGATGAGGCGCATCGCTCCCAATATGGTTTCTCGGCAAAAGAGCGGGATGTCATAGATGAGCAGGCCAATGTAGTGGGTAAACGCACCGTTTATGGCTTCGCCAAGTATATGCGTGATGCGCTGCCCAATGCCACTTACCTTGGATTTACGGGTACACCGATTGAAAAAAACGATGTCAATACCCCGGCAGTATTTGGTCACTATGTGGATATCTATGATATCGCTCAAGCTGTTGCTGATGGGGCAACAGTGCCTATCTACTATGAAAGCCGTTTAGCCAAAGTGCAAATTAGCGATGAAGGCCGTGAATTGATTGAAGCGTTTGATGAAGGATTTAGCGATGAGGATCTTACGCTGACGCAGCAACAGCGGGCTAAGTGGACGCGAGTTGAGAGTATTATTGGCAGTAAAGCGCGTATTAAAGCGATCGCCAAAGATTTAGTCACTCACTTTGAACAACGGTTAGTGGTAAATGCTCATCAAGGTAAAGGGATGATTGTTACCATGTCTCGGCGTATTGCTGCGGCGCTGTATGAGGAAATTGTGGCGCTTAAGCCTGAGTGGCACAGTGATGACCTCAACGATGGAGTGATTAAAGTGGTGATGACCTCTTCGGCATCGGACGGTCCTGATATAGCGAAACACCATACCACTAAGAAAGATAGGCAAGTACTCGCTAATCGCATGAAAGATGAAGATGACAAGCTGAAATTAGTCATTGTCCGTGATATGTGGTTAACGGGGTTTGATGCACCGAGTATGCACACGTTATACATTGATAAACCGATGAAAGGGCACAACCTGATGCAGGCGATTGCCCGTGTTAACCGAGTCTATAAAGATAAATCAGGTGGCTTAGTTGTCGATTATTTGGGAATTGCGGCTGATTTAAAATCGGCTCTGTCGTTTTACTCTGATGCCGGCGGTAAGGGCGATCCTGCTCAAACTCAAGATCAAGCCGTATTCGTTATGCAAGAAAAGCTGGAAGTGCTTGAAGGAATGCTATTTGGTTTTGATTATCGTGAATATTTCACCGCATCCACCTCTCGTAAACTAGCCATTATTTTAGAAGCAGAAGATTTTATTTTAGGGATTGATGAAGGTCAGGGGAAAGTGCGTTTTTTAACAGCGGTAACCGCTTTATCTCAAGCCTTTGCATTAGCAACACCACATCCTGAAGCGATGGAGGCTGCACCTGAAATAGCCTTTTTACAAGCGGTAAAAGCCAGATTGAACAAGTTTGATTCAACTGGAGGAAATGGCATTATCGGTGATGACAGCATGGAAGTTCGCGTTAAACAGACCATTGATCAAGCCTTAGTGACCGATACGGTGGTTGATGTGTTTGATGCCGCGGGAATTAAAAAACCAGATATATCAATTCTCTCTGATGATTTTTTAATGGAAATGCAAGATTATCAACACATGCATATCGCACTAGAGACCCTGAAAAAATTGTTGGCAGATGAAATCAATGTGCGAACTAAAGCCAGCGTTATTCAGGGTAAAAAGCTAATGGATATGCTAACGGGTGCGATTCAACGCTATCAAAATAAAATTTTGACGGCAGCTGAAGTGATTGATGAGCTGATTAAATTAGCGAAAGATATCAATAAAGTCGATGCTGAAGCAAATGAACTAGATTTATCACCGGCTGAATATGCCTTCTACACCGCGGTCGCTGAGAACAACAGTGCTCAAGAATTAATCGGTAAAACTAAACTGAGAGAGTTAGCGGTTGTCCTGACCGAGATGATCCGCAATAACGTTACGTTAGATTGGACCATTAAAGCGTCGGCCAGGGCTAAAATTCGCGTGTTGGTTAAGCGGTTACTCAATCGTTATGGCTACCCACCTGATATGTCTTTATTGGCGACAGAAACGGTATTGGCGCAGGCCGAGTTGCTATCGAATGAGTTATTAAGCGCCAATTAG
- the rsmC gene encoding 16S rRNA (guanine(1207)-N(2))-methyltransferase RsmC: protein MRPIYSPASQVLERISDELEQRKVLFAGDIQDDFVVNLTAKQINIHTTAYHHYCRLLPRAKGQITFSVVPEAVLFEEIDTLIYYWPKTKLEAQFQLSALLSQLAKGVDVFIVGENRAGVRSAETLLSPFGRINKIDSARRCSLYHFQADSRLAFDLAEWWQRYQLDNGAVIKNLPGVFSSNHLDVGSELLLQALLPRTELLHGHILDMGCGAGVLATVIGLTNPAIELTLSDVNAVALRASEETLQANHLTGQVVASDVFSDIKTKFDLIISNPPFHDGKEISYFAAETLISEAKKFLKPNGHLCIVANAFLPYPDLLDKAFGSHQIVLQTNKFKVYLARYR, encoded by the coding sequence ATGAGACCAATTTACTCTCCTGCAAGCCAGGTTCTGGAAAGAATCAGTGATGAACTTGAGCAACGTAAGGTTCTTTTTGCCGGTGATATTCAAGATGATTTTGTGGTTAACTTAACCGCTAAACAGATTAATATTCATACCACCGCTTACCATCATTATTGTCGTTTACTGCCACGTGCAAAAGGACAAATAACCTTTAGTGTGGTGCCTGAAGCCGTTCTATTTGAAGAGATAGATACGCTTATTTATTACTGGCCGAAGACCAAACTGGAAGCACAATTTCAGTTATCGGCACTGCTCAGTCAACTAGCGAAAGGGGTCGATGTGTTTATTGTTGGTGAAAATCGTGCCGGGGTCAGAAGTGCGGAAACATTACTGAGTCCATTTGGACGCATCAATAAAATAGACAGTGCCAGACGCTGTAGTTTATATCATTTTCAGGCAGATAGCCGACTCGCTTTTGATTTAGCCGAGTGGTGGCAGCGTTATCAATTAGATAATGGTGCGGTCATTAAAAATTTACCCGGCGTATTTAGCTCAAATCATCTTGATGTTGGCAGTGAGCTTTTATTACAGGCGTTATTGCCACGTACTGAATTATTGCACGGGCATATTCTCGATATGGGATGTGGGGCGGGTGTACTGGCGACCGTGATAGGATTGACAAACCCAGCCATTGAATTAACCCTATCCGATGTGAATGCGGTTGCCCTGCGGGCTAGTGAAGAGACATTGCAGGCGAATCATTTAACTGGGCAGGTTGTAGCGAGTGATGTTTTTTCAGATATTAAGACAAAGTTTGATCTGATTATCTCTAATCCACCTTTCCATGACGGCAAGGAGATCAGTTATTTTGCAGCAGAGACCCTGATCAGTGAGGCTAAAAAGTTTCTTAAACCAAATGGTCATCTATGTATCGTCGCCAATGCTTTTTTACCTTATCCAGATCTATTAGATAAGGCCTTTGGTTCGCATCAGATAGTCTTACAAACGAATAAATTCAAAGTCTATTTAGCACGTTACCGATAA
- a CDS encoding DNA polymerase III subunit psi, giving the protein MNMLTSSELNRRDWYLNQLGITQYELRKPKALNESVTLALTESTRLIIVVENTPPQTRFFQDILSAVSVDKHALCFINPAQLALLPTTFKGVIWSIGCDKQSTLSTQYETIIETSSLETLQSSAKEKRQLWQKLCEYEHYFQA; this is encoded by the coding sequence ATGAATATGCTAACATCATCAGAATTAAATCGTCGCGATTGGTACTTAAATCAACTCGGTATCACGCAATATGAGCTGCGTAAGCCAAAAGCGCTCAATGAATCAGTCACGTTAGCACTGACTGAATCGACGCGTTTAATTATCGTCGTTGAAAATACACCGCCACAAACACGCTTTTTTCAGGATATTTTGTCTGCGGTGAGTGTCGATAAGCACGCATTATGCTTTATCAATCCCGCCCAACTGGCGCTACTGCCAACGACCTTTAAAGGCGTCATTTGGTCGATTGGTTGCGACAAACAATCGACGCTTTCAACCCAGTATGAAACCATCATCGAAACCAGTAGCCTTGAAACACTCCAATCTTCGGCAAAAGAGAAACGCCAGTTATGGCAAAAGTTATGTGAATATGAACACTATTTCCAAGCTTAA
- the rimI gene encoding ribosomal protein S18-alanine N-acetyltransferase, with translation MNTISKLNETDFTRAYQIETQSHAFPWTENVFRSNQGERYLNYKIEENGQIAGFCIINMIVDEATLFNIAVAPNFQRQGLAKQLLTFVLDELTQRKMTTCWLEVRASNQAAIKLYEQVGFNQISVRPNYYPAANHQREDAIIMANMLNF, from the coding sequence ATGAACACTATTTCCAAGCTTAATGAAACTGATTTCACCCGTGCTTATCAAATAGAGACGCAAAGCCATGCTTTCCCTTGGACTGAAAATGTCTTCCGTTCAAATCAAGGAGAACGTTATCTCAATTATAAGATTGAGGAGAATGGGCAAATCGCTGGATTCTGTATTATCAATATGATTGTTGATGAAGCAACCCTGTTTAATATAGCCGTCGCCCCAAACTTTCAGCGTCAAGGGCTGGCGAAGCAATTATTAACGTTTGTACTGGATGAATTAACTCAAAGGAAGATGACCACTTGTTGGTTGGAAGTGCGAGCATCAAACCAGGCTGCCATTAAACTTTATGAACAAGTAGGCTTTAACCAAATTTCGGTTAGACCCAATTATTATCCAGCCGCGAACCATCAACGTGAAGATGCCATTATCATGGCCAATATGTTAAATTTTTAA